A region of the Zymomonas mobilis subsp. mobilis ATCC 10988 genome:
CTATCGCTTGGGCCGTTGTTGAAGCTGTGCATGATATTAATGCATGTCGTTGTCTATTCGCGACTCACTATCACGAGCTAACGCAACTGACCTCGCGTCTTCCTGCTTTGTCGCTTCACCATGTCCGTGCCAAAGAGTGGCAGGGTGATCTGGTTTTGCTGCATGAAATGGCAGAAGGTGCCGCAGATAGAAGCTATGGTATCGAAGTTGCTCGTTTAGCAGGACTGCCACCCGTTGTTTTAAAACGGGCAAGTGAGGTTCTTGCTCAATTAGAAAATTCTTCCGGTAAAAATAACGATTCTTCAGCTAATCTTTCTGATTTACCTCTTTTCGGAGTACAGGCTTTTCAAACTGTTTTACCGCAGAATGATCCACTTTATGATGCAGTTTCAGAATTAGATGCCGACGCGCTTACTCCTCGCCAAGCCTTGGATGTTATCTATCGGCTGAAAGAACTGGCAGCGAAGGATAAGGTGATGTAAAAGAAAAATATATTCTCTGGCTTTTTCTCAATAATTTTTTGGAATAAGTGAGAGTTGTTTGAGGCTTAATGCGTCATAATAATAACAGGAGAATCCGCTATACGTCCGCCGATGATGAGGCGCCCTCATGGACAGGCAGCTATGCCGATGAGTGGCCCACGCTACAATGAGTTCATACAAAGTCCCCGTGTCCGTGTCATTGATGAAAATGGTGAAAATCTTGGCGTCATGTACACGCGTCAGGCAATGGAGCAAGCACAAGAAGTAGGCCTTGATTTAGTCGAAGTCTCTCCGAATGCTGATCCGCCTGTTGCCAAATTTCTGGATGTTGGCAAATACAAGTATGAAGCCCAGAAAAAGGCTAATCTTGCCAGAAAGACCCAGAAAACACAGGAAATTAAAGAAATCAAGCTTCGGCCAAATATTGACCAGCATGATTATGACACCAAGATGAAAAAAATCGTCCAGTTCTTAGAAGATGGCGACAAAGTTAAGGTGACTTTACGTTTCCGTGGTCGTGAAATGGCTCATGGTCAGCTTGGTATGCAAGTGATGCAGCGCGTTCAGGCTGATACTCAAGAAATTGCGAAGGTAGAGCAACATCCTCGCATGGAGGGACGTCAGATGCTGATGGTCGTAGCTCCGAAGTAATATTGCCCAGCGATGACGCGGTATTATGCCGCGTCACGCGCTATCCAGATAATCTGTTAGATATATTTTAATATAATTTAGACCGAAAAACTGTATTCTCCCTTGAGCGGGCGGGATAACAATCTCTCTAAGACTGAATTGACAGATTCACCTTCAATCAAATCACAAATGGCTGAAACCAACGGCATTTCTACTTTTAGTTTATTAGCAACTCTTTGTAAGACAGGCGCTGTGAAAACGCCTTCTGTTGTAACTGCTCTTTTCTTTTGCTGTTCTTCGTAGCTATAGCCTTCACCAAGTTTTTTCCCAAAAGTGAAGTTACGAGACAATTCCGACGAGCAGGTCAGGACAAGATCTCCTAAACCGGATAATCCCGTTAAAGTTTCTTCTTTTGCACCCAATGCAATACCAAAGCGGTTCATTTCTGCAAAACCGCGGCTAATAACGGCTGCACGGGCATTATTGCCAAGTTTTGCACCTGCAACGACTCCACAGGCAATCGCTAATACATTTTTGACAGCACCTCCAACATCCGCACCAATCACGTCAGACGAGGCATAAGGG
Encoded here:
- the infC gene encoding translation initiation factor IF-3; amino-acid sequence: MMRRPHGQAAMPMSGPRYNEFIQSPRVRVIDENGENLGVMYTRQAMEQAQEVGLDLVEVSPNADPPVAKFLDVGKYKYEAQKKANLARKTQKTQEIKEIKLRPNIDQHDYDTKMKKIVQFLEDGDKVKVTLRFRGREMAHGQLGMQVMQRVQADTQEIAKVEQHPRMEGRQMLMVVAPK